In the genome of Campylobacter avium LMG 24591, the window GGATTTGGTACTTCGCCTCTTTGTTCATAAGGCAAATCTATACCGCTTTTATCGCCAAAATGAAAGATTTTAAGCCCTGAAACCGCTTCAAAATTGCTGAGCCTTTTAGCAATTTGTATCATGCCTACGTTTGATGAGTACATCAAAACTTCCTCAGCACTCATACTTTTGGCCTTATGACTATCTTGTATGGTAAAGCGACCTAGCTTGTAGTATCCGTCATTTGTATCTATTTTTTCACCTAGTTTTAGCTTTGAAAGCCTAAGTGCAGTTACAAAGATAAAGGGCTTTATAACAGAGCCGGGCTCATAGCCATACTCTATCGCACTTGCGTTTAGCACTGACAAATCCTTGCCCCTGTTTGAAGGGTCGTATCTCCTTGTGCTAGCTAGGCTTATGATTTTACCTGTATCGCTTTGCATGACAGCGGCTATTATTTCGGTGGCGTTTAAATCCTTATTTTGAGCACTTATCATCCTTTCTATGCTTTTTTGTAATTTTAGATGCACATTTATGTAGAGATTGCAGCCATTTATCTTTCTTTTTTGAAGCGAGTTTAAATTTAAGATAATGTTTCCGCTGATGTCCTTTAAGCCTTGCACTTTTTCATTTTGCGTATCGTTAAGGCAGTCTTCATAAAATTTTTCCAAACCCTTTACGCCAACATTTTTTAGAATTTTGCTCTCCTCATCCAGCACCACTCTTGTATATCCTATGGCCGGAGTTAAGGCATCTTTTGACATATAAATTCTATCTTCTTTATGCTCTATAATACTCAAACCTCTTGTTTCAACTCTGTTGTTATCGTTTGAAAAAGCCTTGAAAAAGCCTTGCACATAAAGCTTTTTGGCTAGTTCTTTCAGGTGAGAGGCGGTTTTGGGGCTTAAATTTTGAGCTAGTATGAAGTTGTAGTTTTTTCTTTTGCTTGCATTTGCAAGTCTAGTTCTTATATCTTGCATTTGCTTGTCATCTAGGCCGCTATAGATTTGAAACAGTTTTAAAAAAAGTTCTAATTTATTTTCATCTATGCTTCTTAAATCAATCTCCGCTCTGTAAAGCTCTTTTGATGAAGCTACAGTAAAACCATCTTTGCTGATTATAGAGCCTCTTAAGGCTGTGTCGTATTGGTCTTTTTCGGTGTTTGGGATATTGCGTTTGGAGGTTAAAAAAAAGGTAGAGCTTAAAAACAGCAACATAAAGAGCAAGGACATAATAAATGCAAAGGCAACCTTAGAAACTCTATTTTTGTCTTGCATTAAATTTGTGTTCTAGTTATTTCTTTATATGCGTTTATTGCTTTATTTCTCACCTCTAGCATAAATTTCATGCTTGTTTCAGCCTTGCTAATGGCAAGTGCTGCTTGGTGCAAGTCTTTTACCTCGCCTGTTGCGATGTCGGTCATAGCCGCTTCGCCACTCTTTTGTGCAGCATCCAAATCACTTATGGATTTTTTAAGCATGTTGGCAAATTCATCGCCTATATTTTGGTTGTTTTGATTTTTAAGTTCGTTTGTTTTATTTAAAGAATTTAATTTATTAATATCATTTATCATCTATTACCCCCTTAGCAATTCTATGGCACTTTGAGCTATGCTTTTTGTGCTATTAAAGGCCGCTACATTTGCTTGATATGCCCTAGTTGCTTCTATTAAATCGGCCATTTCTATAACAGGATTTATATTTGGATAAGCAACATAGCCTTCAGCATTAGCGTCTGGATGTCCTGGCTCGTATTTCATCCTAAATTCTCTATCATCTCTTACTACCTTATCCACAACCACGCTCATAACGGCCGGATGAGCGTCTTTTTGTGAGCTAGGGTCATTTAGAGGATTTTCATACTCTAAGAGATTATTATCTTCTTTTATTTGCTTGTTTAAAAGCTCGCTAAAATCATTTGCCTTAAAGATAACCTCTCTTCTTCTGTAAGGCCCGCCCTCTGCAGTTCTTGTAGTGTTTGCATTGGCTATGTTTGAGCTTATAACATTAAGTCTAAATCTTTGTGCGCTAAGTCCGTATCCGCTTATATCAAAATCACTTAAATATGCCATCTCTTACTCCTTAACTAAGCTTTGAACTAGCGTCTAGTATGGCGGTTACGATATTTCCTTGTCGCCTTAAAACGCCATCAAGTGCTGTTATCATCGCTGTATTTTTGCTAAGTTCTGTTGTTTCTACATCCAAATCAACGGTATTTGCGTCATTTCTAGCTAAATGCCCGTCTCTTAGGTAGATGGTAGATTTATTAGGGTCAGGAAATTTCCAAGGTTCTTGATGATTTTCGTTAGTTTGTGCCATTTTAAGTTCTAAGTCTTTGCCTTTTTTAAAAATTTCTTTTGATTTATTTACCAAGGCAGTTTCAAATTCTATATCCCTTGACTTGTAAAACGGAGTGTTAACATTTGCAAGGTTCGAATTTATAAGCTGATTTCTAAGATTTCTACCAGCTAAAGCTGAAGCTACAAGTTGCTTAGACTTAAACATTTCTACCATCATCGACATATCCTAACCTTTGAACTTTAAGTAAAATAAAGCAAAAAGCATTCCAATATTTTATAAGCTTGCTAAAACTAAGCTAAATCGTTCAAATTCTAGCAAAAAAATGACAAATAAGGCAAATTTTATTTAACAAAAACTTCAATTTTTAAGCGAGGTTAAAAAATAATAGATAAAATACTTGCTTTGTTTTAAGGAGAATTTATGAGGATTTTAAAGATTATATTAGCTTTGATTGTATTTGTAGTTATATCAGGTGCTGGCTACGCCTTTTATCTAGTATCTGATTCAAATTTTGAAAATTATAGTTTTAAAGAATACAAACCACAGCTTTCAACGCAAATTTATGATAAAAATGGAAAGTTAATAGCTAATATTTTTGATAAAGAGCATAGATTTTATGTAGAATACAAAGATATACCCCCACGCCTTATAGAAGCTTTATTAGCGATAGAAGATACAGTGTTTTTTGAACATAACGGGGTGAATTTAGATGCTGTGGCAAGAGCAGGGTTAAAGATAATAGCAAGTGCTGGAGAAACGGTTGAAGGCGCTTCAACTCTCACTCAACAGCTTATCAAAAATACAGAACTAAGCCCAGAAAGAACTATAAATAGAAAGGTAAAAGAAATTTTACTAGCCTATAAACTAGAAAACGAGCTTAGTAAGGAAGAAATTTTAGAAAGGTATTTAAATTATATATTTTTTGGGCACGGATACTACGGTGTTAAAACCGCTGCAAGAGGATATTTTAGAAAGGAGCTATCGCAACTTAGCTTAAAAGAAATAGCCATGCTTGTTGGTATGCCAAAGGCACCAAGTTCTTATGACCCTACTAGAAATTTAAATTTATCTCTTTCAAGAGCAAATGCTGTAATACAAAGGATGTATAACATAGGCTGGATTTCTGAGAGCGAATATAGAGAAGCCATGGATGAAATTCCTACAGTTTATGATGATACCCTTACGCAAAATGTCGCACCTTATGTTGTGGATGAGGTTATAAAAAGATTAGAGCCTGTTTTACCTGATTTAAGAACTGCTGGCTATACTGTTGATTTGGGTATCGATTTATCAGTTCAAATGGCGGCCGAGCATGCTTTGCGTTTTGGTTATGATGAGATAGTAAAAAGGGATAAGGACGCGAATTTAAGTGTTTTAAATGGGGCTATGGTTGTTATGGACCATCAAAATGGCGATGTGTTAGCCTTGGTTGGCGGGGTTGATTATAATAAAAGTAATTTTAACAGAGCTACTCAAAGCTCAAGACAGCCCGGCAGTACCTTTAAGCCTTTTTTATATCAAATAGCCATAAATGAAGGTTATTCTCCTATGAGCGAAATAGCTGACATATCAAGGATATTTGAAAATTCAGACGGAAAAGATGATTGGGTTCCTAAGAATTTAGGCGGTTCCTTGGCCGGTCTTGTTACGCTAAAAGAAGCTTTGACCCGTTCAAGAAATTTAGCAACCATAAATTTAGCACTTGATATAGGCCTTGATGTGCTTTATAAAAAAATGCTAGACTTTGGCTTTAGTGATAAAATTCCAGCTGATTTGTCCATAGTTTTAGGTTCTTTTGGAATTTCACCTTTAGAATTTTCAAAAATGTTTTCCATGTTTGGAACTTATGGCATTATAAGAGAGCCTGTCATAGTGAAAACAGTTAAGGATAGAGAGCAAAATATAGTCTTGCAATACGAAAGCAACGCAACCAAGGTAAGCGAACCACAACAGGTATTTTTAACCGTTGATATGATGAGAAATGTTGTGGCTAGAGGAACAGGATTTAACGCTAGGGTGCCGGGCATGGAAATAGCTGGAAAAACAGGTACAAGCAATGACAGTATCGATACTTGGTTTGTAGGCATAACCCCAGAAATAGAGGCTGTGATATGGTACGGAAATGATAATAACAAACCTATGAAAGCAACAGAAGGTGGCTCAAGAACAGCTGCACCGGTGTTTAAGGTGTTTTTAACGGATTATCTTAAGTATTTTCCACAAAGTAAAAAAAGCTTTGATGTGCCAAGCGGAGTTTTTAAAGGAACATATAATGGTAATGTCGAGTTTTACACAAAACAATCACCACTTCCGCAAAAAAGTATACATTCAATGAGTGCAGATGAGATGTTGTTTTAAATTTTTTGTTAAAATAGCTAAATAAATTTTTGTTAAGGATTTTGTATGAAATTATTAAAATATAGCTTTTTCATGGCTTTAGCACTTTTGCTTTCAGCTTGCGTAGCTCCTAAGAGTACTTTACAAAAGGCAGCTGATGTTGCTTCCCAACAATCTTGCTATGACTGCAACAGCTTGCAAGGTTTTGAGGCTAAAATTCAAGGCCTCTTATATCTTAGCGATGTTGGACTTCAGTGTTGTGCAGATAAAAGAACGCTTGATACAAGTGTGGCTATTAAAAAAGTGTATTTACACAGGATAAATGATTTAGCAGAAGAAAAGAAAGTATTTTATATAGAAAATGATAGATATTTTATAAACGAGCAGTTTAATCTAGCCTTTTATCTTTTCTTAGAGCAAGAGTTAAAATCAAGAGGTATAGTTGTGGTTGATGGTATTAACAATTCTCCTTATGTTTTAAGGCTCGATCTTTCTTTTGTGGATTTTAGGTCCAAGCTAGATAGAACCGGACTTCATTCTAATATCGTAGCTAGCTTACAACTTAAGGATATAAATACCGATAAAACACTTACTGTAAGAACAAAGCAAGATGTTGTGGGCTTTAAAAACGAAAAAGAGATAAGTTTTTATACTTTTTTACTTATAAAACAAATGGCTAATAAAGTAGCCAGCATTATTTCATCACTTTGAGATGTTATAACTGCCACTGTTTTTCTCTGTTAAGCTTTTGTGATGCTTGTTATCAAGAGCTTTCAGAGCTTTCTCTTGGTTTTAGGGAGCTTGAAGAGGGCTTTAAGGTTTATTATTTTTATAAATACAGCGAAATAAAACACTTGCTTCATTCTAAACATAAATTTCACGGCTATTTTGTCTTAAATTCACTTGCTAAACTTAGCTTTGCTAAATTTAAAGATATGTTTAAAATAGACAGCCAAATCACAGCCATAGCCTTAGATGATAGGGTTGAGAATTCTTTATATTCTCATTCTGCTATCTTAGCAAGACAGTTAAAAAGCAAAGCTATAAAGCTTAAATTCGGTGTTTTGCACTCAAGGTCTAAGTGTAAATATTCTGGCAAAAGCGTGGAATTTCGCCTTAAAAATAAAAGAGATTATGTTTTGTTAAAGCCTCTAAATTCACCTGTTATCTTAGTTGATGACATAGTAACAACCGGACTTTCTATACTTGAGGCTAAAAAAACTTTGGCAAAGCATGGTATTGAGACCTTGTTTGCCTTGGTTTTAGCTGATGCTAAGCAGTAAAATGTATTTTGATTTATTAGTTAAAAGACTGTATAATAAAAAATTTATAGCGTAGCGATAAATTTAGTAAAACTTACTTTAATGCAAGGATTTGTATGGATATCTTTAACAAAGATTTGGATGTAGAAGAAATTGATATAGAAAATTCTATCAAAACCAGCTATCTTGATTATTCTATGAGCGTTATTATAGGCAGGGCTTTGCCTGATGCTAGAGACGGGCTTAAGCCTGTGCATAGGCGAATTTTATATGCTATGAATGATTTGGGTGTTGGCTCTAGAAGTGCTTATAAAAAGTCAGCTCGTATAGTGGGTGATGTTATCGGTAAATACCACCCTCACGGCGATGCAGCGGTGTATTATGCCTTGGTGAGAATGGCTCAAAGCTTTTCTATGCGTTATCCTAGCATAGACGGACAAGGAAATTTTGGCTCTATCGACGGAGACGGAGCTGCTGCTATGCGTTACACTGAAGCTAGAATGACTATTTTGGCCGAGGAGCTTTTAAGAGATATAGACAAAGACACTGTTGATTTTGTGCCAAACTATGATGATTCTTTGAGCGAGCCTGATGTGCTGCCTGCGAGATTGCCAAATTTATTGTTAAATGGCTCTAGCGGTATAGCCGTTGGTATGGCTACAAATATCCCTCCTCACAGTCTTAATGAGCTAATCGACGGACTTATATACTTTTTAGAAAATAAAGAAGCTAGCTTAGAAGAGCTAATGGAATTCATAAAAGGACCAGACTTTCCAACCGCTGGTATTATTTATGGCAAAAAGGGCATTATAGATGCTTATAGGCATGGAAGGGGTAGGGTTAAGGTTCGTGCAAAAACCCATATAGAAACCAAGTCAAATAAAGATATTATAGTGATTGATGAGCTTCCTTATCAAACAAATAAAGCAAGACTTATAGAACAAATTGCTGATTTGGCAAAAGAAAAGATTATACAAGGTATAGCTGATATAAGAGATGAAAGCGATAGAGAGGGCATAAGAGTTGTTATAGAGCTAAAAAGGGATGCTGATACTAATGCAACCTTAAACAATCTTTTCAAATCCACAGCTATGGAAAATACCTTTAGCATAATAATGCTTGCTATACACAACAAAGAGCCTAAAATTTTCTCTTTGATAGAGCTTTTAAAACTCTTTTTAAATCACAGAAAAACGGTTATCATAAGAAGAACTATATTTGATTTGCAAAAAGCAAGAGCAAGAGCGCATATTTTAGAGGGCTTAAAAATAGCACTTGATGATATAGACAAGGTTATAAATCTTATAAAAAATAGTAAGGATAACGCTAGCGCAAAAGAAGCCTTGATGTCGAATTTCACGCTTAGCGAACTGCAAGCAAATGCTATTTTAGAAATGAGACTAGCGCGCTTAACAGGTCTTGAAAGAGAAAAGATAGATAATGAATTACAAGAGCTTATAAAAGAAATAGCTAGATTAGAAGGAATTTTAAAAAGCGAAGAAGAGCTTGAAAAACTCATAAAAGAGGAGCTTTTAGAGATTAAGTCTAAATTTAATGTGCCAAGAATTACCGAAATTGTAGATGAGATAGAAGAAAGCGATGATAAAAGCACAGTTCCAAATAAAAGCGTAGTTGTTACTATAACAGAAAAAGGCTATATAAAGAGGGTTGATAGTAAAATTTATGAAAGGCAAAAAAGAGGTGGCAAGGGAAAACTTGCTTTAACCACGCACGATGATGACTTTATAAAGCACTTTTTTACCGCAAATACTCACGATGTGCTTATGTTTGTTACAAATAAAGGGCAACTTTATAAAAAAGATGTTTACAAGATAGATGATAAAGACAGAACAGCCATAGGAAGACATATATCAAATATCCTTGACGGCTTTGATAAGGATAAAGAAAAGATTATGACTGTAATTCCTGCTAATGATGATTTTAGTGAGGATAAGTCTTTGTGCTTTTTTACGAAGCGAGGGATTATTAAAAGAACAAATTTAAGCGAGTATAAAAGCAATAGAGCAAATGGAGTAAGAGCCATTAATTTAGACGAGGGTGATGAGCTTGTGGCAGCCTTTGTAGCGCAAAAAGATGAATTTGAAGCAGATATGGAAAATGTGGAATTTGATGAAAATTCAAAATACAATTCCAAGATGATTTTCATAGCCACTAAAAAGGGTATGTGTATTAAATTCCCGCTGGCTAGCGTTAGAGAAATAGGGCGCGTAAGCAGAGGTGTAACAGCTATTCGCTTTAAGGAAAAAGATGATGAAGTGGTTGGAGCTGTGCTTGTGGAAAATGATGAGCAAGAAATTCTAAGTATCAGCAAAAAAGGTATAGGAAAAAGAACCACAGCAGGCGAGTATAGACTGCAAAATAGAGGCGGTAAAGGTGTTATCTGCATGAAGCTTACAGATAAGACCAAGGATTTAGTATGCGTTGTGACTGTTGATGAGAATATGGACTTAATGGCAGCTACAAGCAGCGGTAAAACCATAAGAGTTGATATGCAAGGCATTAAAAAATCTAGCAGAAATACCATAGGCGTTATAGTTGTAAATGTTGAAAATGAAGAGGTGATAAGCATAGATAAATGTCCTAAGCAAGATGATAGCACTGACTTAGATACTGAGTTAGAGCCTAGTGAGTAAAATTTGGAACGGTTGTTGCTTTCATATAGCAAATACAATATTTTGAAGGTTGAACGATGAAGAATTTAGTTTTATTCGTTACGGCGGCTTTTATAGTCGGAGGTTGTGCGGTTCCAAAGTCTACTGCTGGAAACAGTAGTGCGGTAAATAGAATTTCAAATGCTACCCCAAGCACTCAGAGCACAGGGACAACTTCAAATTCCTTGTTAAGTTCCTTTTCTAGGGGCAACGACAATCCTGATGTTGTGGTGCAAAAGGTTGATAAAGACGATGTTAGAGATATTATAAGACAAGAAAAAATGCTTGCCCTTGATAGCTCCGAAAACGAACTTACCTTTGGTGCCGTTGGCGAGGGTATAGCTCCTATGAATACAGTCTCATCAGCACAAGCTCTAGCCCTAGCCAAAAGAGCAGCTGTAGCCGATGCTTATCGCCAACTTGCAAGCAAGCTTTATGGCGTTAAGATTAACGGTAAAGATACAGTGAAAGACGCTATGCTTGGTAGCTCTACCATCACAGCTCAAGTAAATGGACTTATAAAAAATGCTAGTGTTATAGATGAGAGCTTCAATCAAGGTCTTTATAGAGTGAATGTAGAACTTAAGATAGACGAGACTAAGTGGAAAGAGTTGTTTGCCTACTAATACTACTTTGTTTAAATAGCTTAGCCCGGAGTGAATTTATATTTTGGGCTGAGCTTAGCACTCAAAATTATATACTTTTTCACCAAAACGAAAACATTTCTCCAGCAATGGTTCAAAGCAAAGATGTTTATGAAGAGTATGTTTGCGACATATATTATGATGAAAAAGACTTGCTTTATCTAAAAAAAACCGATTTGGGTTTAATTGATGATGATATGAGCAAGGATTTAAAGCTTAGATTTTTAAACAAGCACAAAGAAAAGCTTTTAAGTTGTTTTAACACCTTAGATGTTAAGATTAAAGATACGGTCGAAGCTGATTTTTTAAAGGCTAAAAGTGCTACTTATTTAAAAATACTTCCTTTGAGATTTAGCATAAGTTTTTCTAATGATAGGGCTTTGATTTATTATTTAAGAAAAAATTAATTATTTTTTACAGTAATATACAAAGGCTGGCGGGACATTTTGCCATACTATTTTTGATTTCCTAACCTCTTTGAAAAATTTACCTAATAATTTTTTAAAAACAGCTGCTTGCGGACTTGGCAGGATGTAAGCAAAGGTAGTAAAATAGCCATTTTGACTTAGATTGTGATGTATGACTTTTAGTAAGGCAATCTGTTCTTTAGTATCTAACAAAGCCCAAGGAATTCCAGATATTATGTTATCTATCTTGTCAATTTTTTTAGCCTTTATAATACTTTCTAAATTTAAGGCATTTTGAGTGATTATTTCGAGGTTTGGTATTTCGTTTTTAAGCTTTTGTGCCATATCTTTATTTATTTCTATGGCAAAAAATTTGCTTTCTTTTTGCTTGTTTTTTAAAATTTCTTTTGTGAAAGCACCCATTCCAGGTCCTATTTCTACTATACAATTTGCCTTGTTTATGTCAATTCCCTTTATCATCATGGAAGCTAGTTTTTTGGAGCTAGAGCAAATTGCACCGGTTTGTTTTGGATTTTTTATATAATGTTTTATAAACAATATTCCCTCTTTTCAATGTATTTCATAATTAGCGGTCTAATTTTATTATATTTTTGTGAATTTTGTATTAAGTCTTGAAGTTTTATTTATATTATTTTTATAATATTTTAATAGAATTATCTTTACTTTTTTGTATTTTTAAGGGTTAGTTTTATGCATGGTAAAATTATGATGTATATGGATGCCACAGGTAGAGGCACTGTTATGAATTTATCAAAGGCATTTTTTGATTTTAACAGACAAAATTGGCATGATAAAAAAAGTATGCCAAGCCAAGGAACTTTTGTCGAATTTCACGCAGACGGTAAGAGAATAACCTCCATAAAACCATCTAAATATCAAGAATTTAAAGAGGGTGATTTTATAACAGAGCAGGATTTTTGGCGAACTAACAATGACGACGAGCTAGAGGACATACAAAATTCAAGACGTTCAGCTTATATAACGCAGCTTTTTAGAAGCACGGATTTTGATACCTTAGACCACATACCGCTTTCAATCACCATACCTCAAGCGATACAAAAGCATTTCGAGGGTGAAATTTTATCGGTTGAAGCACTTAAAATAAATATGGAAAACAGCGAGCAAGCCCCTGTTACGCTTAATTATTTCATTCTTAAAAGATTTTTAAATAAGGCTTTTGATACCCTAATATTTATGGATAATTCAATCAATCAAACCCAATTTGCAACGATAAGAAGCATAACAATGCACCTAGAAAACTCATACAACGATATGAGAGATAAGCAAAAGCTTTTAAATATCACTAAAATTTTTAATGAAAAATTCCTTTCGGTTCAGTGTCATTATCAGGCATTAGTGGCTGCTATTGATACTAGGAAAAATAGACTTAGCGCCTGTGAACACCAGCTAAGAAGTGCTAAGATGGATTATAAAATGCAAGCTTCAAAGCCAAATCCAGACCAAGCTAAACTTAAGGCTAAGCAAGAAAGAATAGAAGAGCTTGTAAAGGAAATTAATTATTTTAAATCATCTCTTGAGAGATTAGAAGGCTTAAGATCAGAATTTTACAAGAAAAATTATTCTGTTTTTGAAAATGCCTTTAAGCTTTCAAGAGAGAAGTTGTTTCAAAAAATTATCTCCGGGCTTAATATATGTGCAACCATTATAGACACTAGAATTTGGCAAATTTCTTTAAAGTCTGCTGGTGTTAAAAATTCATATTTTTCACGTAATGATAATGAAAATTCTTTTTGCTCCATGTCTTTTGCGGAGTTGTATTTAAGTAGGCTAGATAAGACTTTGCTAAGTCAAGGAGACCAAAAATTATTAGCTTATATACAAAAAATTATTAATGATTATAGAAAGAAATTCTTAGTTGTCACTTCTGATTCTGAGTTACTTACTAAGGTTAAGGTTCAGATTTTTACACTAAGTCCTTATTATATAGTAAAATACGCACCCAAAAAGGTTAATTATCAATCTTTAATGCGTGATAATGTCTTTGATGTTGTTTATATAGATGAAAAAACAGCTTGGGAAAATGTGGCTGATATTATACTTGAGGGTAAGCGATTTGACGTATATGGAAAGACTAAATTTAAGCTTATTTAGAAATTTAAAGTATAATCATCTTGCCTGAATGGCTCGATATATTACAAAGAGGATCCAACACTAATCTATCTACTGTGATTGTGCAAATTCTCTGTGTTCTGTGACTTCGTTTGAGCATGTAAAAGTGCGAGAAGCTGCAGCCTTAAGCGTTTGCCTAACGGTTTTTTTAAGACTTTGGGGTCTTATCTTGTTTTGCGACCATTTGGGTTTTTATGGAGAGCGATATGAAAATTTTAATATTAGGTAGTGGAGCTAGAGAGTATTCTATAGCCTTGGCACTTAAAAATGAAAATAAAAATTTAGAATTTTATTTTGCACCAGGAAACGGTGCTACCTCAAATTTGGGCACAAATTTAGAATTTAGCGATTTAGAGAATTTGGCCTCTTTTTCAAAAGAAAATTCCATAGATCTTTGTATAGTCGGCAGTGAAGACTTTCTAGAAAAAGGCGTCGTTGATATTTTTCAAAAGCACGGTATTGATATTTTTGGTCCTAGCAAAAGAGCTGCCATGCTTGAGAGCTCTAAAGCCTTTATGAAAGATTTTTTAAAGAGAAATAAAATACGCACGGCCGCTTTTGGAATTTTTACAGATATAAAACAAGCTAGTGATTTTATCAAAAGTCTTACTCCGCCAATAGTAGTGAAAGCCGATGGCTTGTGTGCTGGCAAAGGCGTGATCATAGCTAAAAGCCACGATGAGG includes:
- a CDS encoding LPP20 family lipoprotein is translated as MKNLVLFVTAAFIVGGCAVPKSTAGNSSAVNRISNATPSTQSTGTTSNSLLSSFSRGNDNPDVVVQKVDKDDVRDIIRQEKMLALDSSENELTFGAVGEGIAPMNTVSSAQALALAKRAAVADAYRQLASKLYGVKINGKDTVKDAMLGSSTITAQVNGLIKNASVIDESFNQGLYRVNVELKIDETKWKELFAY
- a CDS encoding class I SAM-dependent methyltransferase — protein: MFIKHYIKNPKQTGAICSSSKKLASMMIKGIDINKANCIVEIGPGMGAFTKEILKNKQKESKFFAIEINKDMAQKLKNEIPNLEIITQNALNLESIIKAKKIDKIDNIISGIPWALLDTKEQIALLKVIHHNLSQNGYFTTFAYILPSPQAAVFKKLLGKFFKEVRKSKIVWQNVPPAFVYYCKK